Genomic DNA from Fimbriimonas ginsengisoli Gsoil 348:
GCGCAGCTACGACCTCTGGTCAAGGCTTCTAAAGGACCGCATCGTGTTCTTGGGTACGCCCGTCGACGATTACGTCGCGAACCTTATCGTCGCGCAGCTCCTCTTCCTGGAAAAAGAGGATCCGGATAAGGATATCGACTTCTACATCAATTCACCCGGCGGCTCGGTAAGTGCCGGCCTCGCGATCTACGACGCCATGCAGATCATCAAGCCCGACGTGGCCACCATCTGCATCGGACAGGCGGCTTCCATGGGCGCCGTCCTGTTGGCGGGCGGAGCCGCGAAGAAGCGTTACTGCCTCAAGCACGCGCGGGTCATGATTCACCAGGTCTCGGCCGGGTTCCAAGGAACCACCGCCGATATCAACGTACAGGCCGCGGAGATCAACCGTTACATGGATATCCTCATGGGAATCCTTGGCCACCACAGCGGCAAAGACCCCGAGAAAGTGCGAAAAGACTGCGACCGCGACTACTTCATGTCGGCGGAAGAAGCCGTCGACTACGGCATTGTTGACAAAGTGCTGGAAAGCGCCGCACGATAGTTAATGCCGATGAGGACGACCGAACGACGAGACCAATGCTGCCTCTGCGGCAAGACGAAGGAGCAAGTAAAAAAGCTCATCGTCGGCCTTCATGGCGCGGTCTGTTCGGATTGCATCGACCTCTGCAACGACATCCTGGCGAACGAGCCGGATAAAGTCAGCGGAGGCTCCAGCTATTCCGGACCCTCGGTCGTCCGTCCCTCGGCAGCGGCCGCGATGCGGGGAACCCTCCGCTACGTTCCGAAGCCGAGGGAAATCGTCGAATTTCTCGACCAGTACGTGGTCGGCCAGCGAGCCTCAAAGCGAGCGCTCGGAGTGGCGGTTTACAACCACTACAAACGGATTCACGAGCCGCCGGATGGGGTGGAGCTGCAGAAGAGCAACATCCTGATGGTCGGCCCAACCGGCTGCGGAAAGACGCTGCTCGCCCAAACCCTGGCACGGATGCTCAACGTTCCGTTCGCCATCGCCGACGCCACCGCATTGACCGAGGCGGGCTACGTCGGTGAGGATGTCGAGAACATCCTCCT
This window encodes:
- a CDS encoding ATP-dependent Clp protease proteolytic subunit, giving the protein MGIPYVIEQTARGERSYDLWSRLLKDRIVFLGTPVDDYVANLIVAQLLFLEKEDPDKDIDFYINSPGGSVSAGLAIYDAMQIIKPDVATICIGQAASMGAVLLAGGAAKKRYCLKHARVMIHQVSAGFQGTTADINVQAAEINRYMDILMGILGHHSGKDPEKVRKDCDRDYFMSAEEAVDYGIVDKVLESAAR